From Lolium perenne isolate Kyuss_39 chromosome 5, Kyuss_2.0, whole genome shotgun sequence, a single genomic window includes:
- the LOC127299823 gene encoding cytochrome P450 94C1-like, whose translation MDAAMELSWGARCAGLLFFGSSIFLVALAAVLLLLRRWPWCSCHVCRAYLTGSWARDFTNLGDWYAHLLRQSPTATVHIHVLGCTVTANPGNVEYMLKTNFDNFPKGKQFAALLGDLLGGGIFNVDGDAWRHQRKMASLELGSVTVRSYAYKIVAQEVETRLMPLLTDVADKGTVVDLQDVFRRFAFDTICKISFGLDPGCLEADMPMSDLADAFDTASRLSAMRGAAASPLVWKMKRMLNIGSERELKKAIKLVDDLAAAMILQRRKLGFENSHDLLSRFMASDGDVHAMDDKYLRDIVVSFLLAGRDTVASALTTLFIHLSQNPEVAAAIRAEAGGGKPSTNGYEHLKSLQYTHAVLYENMRLFPPVQFDSKFCAAADVLPDGTYVEGESRVMYHPYAMGRMPTIWGADYEAFRPERWLTGPGGSFAPASLYKYPVFQGGLRVCLGKELAITEMKAVSVAVVRAFDVEVVGDNGRSGCAPKFVPGLTASIRGGLPVRIRRVSTTNSEFR comes from the coding sequence ATGGATGCCGCCATGGAGTTGTCATGGGGCGCGCGGTGCGCAGGGCTGCTCTTCTTCGGCTCCTCCATCTTCCTGGTGGCTCTCGCCGCGGTGCTCCTGCTCCTGCGCCGGTGGCCGTGGTGCAGCTGCCATGTGTGCCGGGCGTACCTCACGGGGTCCTGGGCGAGGGACTTCACCAACCTCGGCGACTGGTACGCGCACCTGCTGCGCCAGtcgccgacggccaccgtccacATCCACGTCCTCGGCTGCACCGTCACCGCCAACCCCGGCAACGTCGAGTACATGCTCAAGACCAACTTCGACAACTTCCCCAAGGGCAAGCAATTCGCCGCGCTCCTCGGCGACCTCCTCGGTGGCGGCATCTTCAACGTCGACGGCGACGCCTGGCGCCACCAGCGCAAGATGGCCAGCCTCGAGCTCGGCAGCGTCACCGTGCGCTCCTACGCCTACAAGATCGTCGCCCAGGAGGTGGAGACCCGCCTCATGCCGCTCCTGACCGACGTCGCCGACAAGGGCACGGTCGTCGACCTCCAGGACGTGTTCCGCCGATTCGCCTTCGACACCATCTGCAAGATCTCCTTCGGGCTGGACCCAGGCTGCCTCGAGGCCGACATGCCCATGTCGGACCTAGCCGACGCGTTCGACACCGCGTCGCGGCTCTCCGCGATGCGGGGCGCGGCCGCCTCGCCTTTGGTGTGGAAGATGAAGCGGATGCTCAACATTGGCTCCGAGAGGGAGCTCAAGAAGGCGATCAAGCTCGTCGACGACCTCGCGGCAGCGATGATTCTGCAGCGCCGGAAGCTGGGCTTCGAGAACAGCCACGACCTCCTGTCCAGGTTCATGGCCTCCGACGGAGACGTGCATGCCATGGACGACAAGTACCTCCGCGACATCGTCGTCAGCTTCCTCCTCGCCGGGCGGGACACGGTGGCCTCCGCGCTCACCACGCTCTTCATCCACCTGTCCCAGAACCCCGAGGTCGCGGCCGCCATTCGCGCGGAGGCCGGCGGCGGCAAGCCGTCCACCAACGGCTACGAGCACCTCAAGAGCCTGCAGTACACCCACGCGGTGCTGTACGAGAACATGAGGCTGTTCCCCCCGGTGCAGTTCGACTCCAAGTTCTGCGCCGCCGCCGACGTTCTCCCGGACGGCACCTACGTGGAGGGCGAGTCGCGCGTCATGTACCACCCGTACGCCATGGGACGCATGCCGACCATCTGGGGCGCCGACTACGAGGCGTTCCGCCCGGAAAGATGGCTCACCGGCCCCGGCGGCTCGTTCGCGCCGGCGAGCCTGTACAAGTACCCGGTCTTCCAGGGCGGCCTCCGCGTGTGCCTGGGCAAGGAACTCGCCATCACCGAGATGAAGGCGGTCAGCGTGGCCGTGGTGAGGGCGTTCGACGTGGAGGTGGTCGGAGACAACGGCCGCAGTGGCTGCGCGCCCAAGTTTGTGCCGGGCCTCACCGCTTCCATCAGAGGCGGGCTCCCCGTGAGGATCAGGCGCGTTTCAACTACGAATTCAGAATTCAGATAA